The Pseudomonadota bacterium genome segment GATAGCCTGCCTGGCCTCGGGCCACTCCATACGCTCCATGTGGATCGACGCGAGGCGCATATAGGTTTCGCCACCCTTGGCCTGGCGCGCAGCTTCCCTGAGCGGCTTGACGGCCCTCTCGAGCTCCTTGGCCTGAAGCCATGCCTCGGCAAGCATCTCCAGAGTCCTGGTCTCACGCTTGACCGAACCGGCCTTGATGGCCTTGTCCAGCAGACGCGCGCCCTTGTAGGGGACGCCCTGCTGGATATACAGCTGAGCCAGGTTCTTCAGCTCGTAGTCCTTCGTGAGAAACCCCTGCTCGTTGGCCAGGTCGAGCACGGCAAACGCCTCGTCGTCCCTGCCGACCTTTGCGTACGACGCAAAGAGCTGAAGCCAATAGGTCTTCTTCTTCGGGTGTTCGCGTACCAGGCGCTCCAGCACGCCGGTGGCTTCCTTGTATTGTTCGAGCTCGTAGTGGATGCTTAGCAGCATCTGAAGCCAGCTCTCCTTGGGCTTTTCGGTGCTGGCCACCGCCCGCTTGGCCCAGCGCAGGGCGCGCCGGAAGTCCTTCGTTTGGACATACGCCATGGCCATGATGTAGTGGGCGCTGGGACGTATCTTGTCGGTCTTGCGAATCCACGCTCTGAGCGCATTGAGCGCCTTTTTGTATTGCTTGTTGACCAGGTACAGCTGACCCAGGTTGAAGTGGATCTCGAGCGTTACCTGCCGAGTCAGCGCGTCCTGCGCCACGCACTTCTCGAAGGCCTTAATCGCCTTTTGCACCTTCTGCTGGCTCGAGTAGACGTAGCCGTACATCTGCCACATCACGGCCTTCTCGTGGTCGTTGATCCCCTTGCGCTCCCGCAGGTCATCGAGGTGCTCCAGGGCGTCGGCGTACTTGCCCTCACCCAGCGCTTCTTGCGCGCGAGTTACGCGCTTGAAGGCCCATGGCCCCATCACAAGCGACTTGCCGGATTCCGATTCCTGCTGCGCCTGTGCACGATTGCCCGCAATGATGGCGCTAGCCAGCAGGCACGCCATCAGCCAGGGATAGTATCGATGACGACGCTGCTTCATGCCGGGCTTCTCCTAACGGCTATTGATCCTCGAGACGGAAGTTCAGTCTCACTCGCTCACCCCGCTTGGTAACCGGTTTCCCGTCGACCACTTTGGGACGGTACTTCCATTTCTTTATGGCCTGAATGGCGGCCCGGTTGAACACGAAGGACGGCTTCGCCTTGACTACCCGCGGGTCTTTGACCGCGCCACTGGGCGTCACCGTGAACACGAGCTCCACCCAACCCTCGAGGCCCCGTTGGGCCGCCTCCGGTGGATACATGGGCTGCACACGCGTCAACGGAATCAGCGGCGCGTCCTGAATCGCGCCGATCCCTGGGCCGCCGCTGATCTGCAGCGCCGACTTGTCCATGGTCGGCGCTGCAGGTCCCGAGATCGCGATGCCTTTGACGCTGCTGCCCATCTTCATCGCCGTCATCTTGGGTATGTTGGTGTCTTGCTTGGGCGGCGCCTTCTTCGGGAGCTCGCGCTTGCGCTTGGTCTGGAGGTCGAGCTCCTGGCGCAAGCGTATGAAATCCACCATCTTCGTGTCTTCCATCTCGTCGAACTTCGCCTCGCCCATGGCGATCAACGAGTGCATGAACACGAAAAGCACGCCGGTAACCCCCACGGCACCCAGCGCCGAAACGCCGAGCCGCGTCATGTCTCGCCCCGCGGGCTGGGCGTTTGGGTTCGCTACCCTCGTTACGTCGGGATCGTTCATCACATCGGCTTGGCGGCGATGGCCACGTTATCCACGCCCGCAAGCTTTGCGGCGTCGATGACCTGCACCAGCAGACCGTTCTTGGATGCACGGTCCGCCTGGATTACCATGGATCCCTTCGGGTTTTCTGCAAGCAGACGCTCGACGTTGGCTCTTACCTGCCGCACGTCCACCGGTCGCTTGTCGATCCAGATCTGCCCGTCAGCGGTGATGGCAACCAGGATGCTGGCCCGGGCCTTGGTCTCGGCGCTGGAAGCATCCGGCCGGTTCACCTCCACACCGGCTTCTTTCACAAACGACGCAGTCACGATGAAGAAAATTAACATGATGAAAACGATATCCAACATGGGGGTCATGTTGATGTCGTCTTCCT includes the following:
- a CDS encoding tetratricopeptide repeat protein encodes the protein MKQRRHRYYPWLMACLLASAIIAGNRAQAQQESESGKSLVMGPWAFKRVTRAQEALGEGKYADALEHLDDLRERKGINDHEKAVMWQMYGYVYSSQQKVQKAIKAFEKCVAQDALTRQVTLEIHFNLGQLYLVNKQYKKALNALRAWIRKTDKIRPSAHYIMAMAYVQTKDFRRALRWAKRAVASTEKPKESWLQMLLSIHYELEQYKEATGVLERLVREHPKKKTYWLQLFASYAKVGRDDEAFAVLDLANEQGFLTKDYELKNLAQLYIQQGVPYKGARLLDKAIKAGSVKRETRTLEMLAEAWLQAKELERAVKPLREAARQAKGGETYMRLASIHMERMEWPEARQAISAAIKKGKLRNPGHAYLYLGIVNFRDDKLAPAKDAFKLAKKHKASSKSADAWLTMLKARRRS
- a CDS encoding energy transducer TonB codes for the protein MNDPDVTRVANPNAQPAGRDMTRLGVSALGAVGVTGVLFVFMHSLIAMGEAKFDEMEDTKMVDFIRLRQELDLQTKRKRELPKKAPPKQDTNIPKMTAMKMGSSVKGIAISGPAAPTMDKSALQISGGPGIGAIQDAPLIPLTRVQPMYPPEAAQRGLEGWVELVFTVTPSGAVKDPRVVKAKPSFVFNRAAIQAIKKWKYRPKVVDGKPVTKRGERVRLNFRLEDQ
- a CDS encoding biopolymer transporter ExbD — protein: MTVRRIRQDEEDDINMTPMLDIVFIMLIFFIVTASFVKEAGVEVNRPDASSAETKARASILVAITADGQIWIDKRPVDVRQVRANVERLLAENPKGSMVIQADRASKNGLLVQVIDAAKLAGVDNVAIAAKPM